In Dissulfuribacter thermophilus, one genomic interval encodes:
- a CDS encoding sigma-54 interaction domain-containing protein, which yields QRYFNYRELELENVRLRETIKEQAQFDNFIGKSSAMKAVFDLINTVAPTDVPVLIRGESGTGKELVANALHNLSERKDKPFIKINCAAIPENLLESELFGHEKGAFTGAVQARKGKFEAADGGTIFFDEIGDMPLSLQAKLLRVLEDQEITRLGGYKSIKVDVRTIFATAKDLKEAIKEGTFREDLFYRINVVPIHLPPLRERGEDITALIEHFLKIFSQKYGKQGLDISPDAYKSLLAYDYPGNVRELKNAIERAVLLSTGSHIHVTHLPSVFRKMAEDLPCISEDLPLEEGVKCYERQRILKALEQTKGKKIEAAAKLGISRKVLWKKLKELNIDI from the coding sequence CCCAAAGATATTTCAATTACCGCGAACTCGAACTTGAGAACGTACGCCTGAGGGAAACCATAAAAGAACAGGCCCAGTTCGATAATTTTATTGGCAAAAGTTCTGCCATGAAGGCGGTTTTTGATCTGATAAATACAGTGGCCCCAACAGATGTCCCAGTGCTTATTCGCGGTGAGAGTGGAACCGGTAAAGAGCTGGTAGCCAATGCGCTTCACAACCTGAGTGAGAGGAAGGATAAGCCATTTATAAAGATAAATTGTGCAGCCATCCCTGAAAATCTTCTTGAATCAGAGCTATTTGGTCATGAAAAGGGGGCCTTTACAGGAGCAGTGCAGGCCCGTAAAGGAAAATTTGAGGCTGCGGATGGTGGGACGATCTTCTTTGATGAAATTGGAGACATGCCACTTAGCCTGCAGGCAAAGCTTTTGAGGGTGTTAGAAGACCAGGAAATAACTAGGCTTGGAGGATATAAGAGCATAAAGGTAGACGTCAGGACGATATTCGCTACTGCCAAGGACCTGAAAGAGGCTATCAAAGAGGGGACTTTTAGGGAGGATTTGTTTTACAGGATAAATGTAGTGCCAATACACCTGCCTCCTCTAAGAGAGAGGGGTGAAGACATAACCGCTCTGATCGAACATTTTTTAAAGATATTTTCTCAGAAATACGGTAAGCAGGGGCTAGACATTTCTCCTGATGCATATAAGAGCCTTCTGGCCTACGATTATCCTGGAAACGTGAGGGAACTCAAGAATGCCATAGAGAGGGCGGTATTATTATCCACTGGAAGTCATATTCACGTAACCCATCTTCCCTCTGTATTTAGAAAGATGGCCGAGGACCTTCCCTGCATATCTGAAGATCTTCCATTGGAAGAGGGGGTAAAATGTTATGAAAGGCAGAGGATCCTCAAGGCCCTGGAGCAGACCAAAGGGAAAAAGATAGAGGCAGCTGCAAAGCTGGGAATAAGTCGTAAGGTCCTATGGAAAAAATTAAAAGAACTCAATATTGATATTTAG
- a CDS encoding Tll0287-like domain-containing protein codes for MFLRLLFIMALLCSNFSLAFAEQNVQNTEGGLPEYCFVKKVSKNEAPLLAELLVKATLTGRRIVFKSLGKINNPELGDKGFTPEYFEKELRKSLSAFEAKLTQAQKEIWEDYIDASKEAISINQDRINLKGVKFKYFLPATWARQTASIFQAKTGIIIKQVALKYRHPCNRPDPFEIKALSKMKKNGLSEFSAWSSLGSQLVYRYMVAIKTKAFCMKCHGGPKATTDILGFKKEGYQIGELRGAVSVVIPVTA; via the coding sequence ATGTTTTTAAGACTCTTGTTCATTATGGCTTTGCTCTGTTCAAATTTTTCTTTGGCCTTTGCTGAACAAAACGTTCAAAATACCGAAGGTGGTCTTCCTGAGTACTGTTTTGTAAAGAAGGTTTCTAAAAATGAAGCTCCTCTATTGGCTGAACTTTTAGTCAAGGCCACACTTACAGGCCGAAGGATTGTCTTTAAAAGTTTGGGTAAGATCAATAATCCAGAGCTTGGGGATAAAGGTTTTACCCCTGAATACTTCGAGAAGGAATTGCGAAAAAGTCTTTCTGCATTTGAGGCAAAATTGACCCAGGCACAGAAGGAAATATGGGAAGATTATATCGATGCCTCCAAAGAGGCGATATCTATCAATCAAGATAGAATCAATCTGAAGGGAGTAAAGTTTAAGTATTTTTTACCAGCTACGTGGGCTAGGCAGACAGCGTCTATCTTTCAGGCAAAAACAGGGATAATCATCAAGCAGGTAGCCTTAAAATACAGGCATCCATGTAACCGTCCAGATCCTTTTGAAATAAAGGCCTTATCGAAAATGAAAAAAAATGGGCTTAGTGAGTTTTCTGCTTGGTCTTCTTTGGGTTCTCAACTAGTTTATCGTTACATGGTTGCCATCAAAACAAAGGCCTTTTGTATGAAATGTCATGGTGGGCCCAAGGCTACAACAGATATTTTAGGTTTTAAAAAAGAAGGATACCAAATAGGCGAATTGCGTGGGGCAGTTAGTGTGGTAATTCCAGTAACAGCTTAG
- a CDS encoding LysR family transcriptional regulator yields the protein MAITLRQLEIFLAVAQTQHVTKASKRLFLTQSAISMAISELEHQFGTPLFDRLGRRLVLNDRGRLLLPHATEILRQVKNVETLLTETGGSIAGELKVSASTTIGNYLLPYLLGAFVNKYPNIVPTLQVGNTEQVEKGILSGDYDIGFIEGYSHHKEIETIPWLDDELVVIAGPRDPLCKKSELTKRDLEEAKWIVREQGSGTEEIFESEITKQIRQFNVLMRLGHTEAIKKAVESGLGIGCLSSLSVGREIEEGWLVRLPVPFLKLQRKLLIVLHRKKNRTALLNEFLSFCEQWKSGSS from the coding sequence ATGGCAATTACCCTAAGACAGTTGGAAATCTTCTTGGCAGTAGCACAGACTCAACATGTTACTAAGGCCAGTAAGAGACTCTTTCTCACCCAATCAGCAATTAGTATGGCAATATCAGAACTGGAACATCAGTTTGGAACGCCACTTTTTGACCGGCTTGGTCGACGATTAGTCCTAAATGACAGGGGAAGACTCCTATTACCCCATGCTACTGAGATACTTCGGCAGGTCAAGAACGTCGAAACATTGCTAACAGAAACAGGCGGTTCCATAGCCGGAGAACTAAAGGTGTCTGCAAGCACTACCATTGGCAACTACCTATTGCCATATTTACTGGGAGCCTTTGTTAATAAGTATCCTAATATTGTGCCTACCCTTCAGGTGGGCAACACAGAGCAGGTTGAGAAGGGCATCCTTTCAGGTGACTATGACATTGGTTTCATAGAGGGCTATTCCCATCATAAAGAAATAGAAACCATTCCATGGCTCGATGACGAACTAGTGGTGATCGCAGGTCCTCGTGACCCACTGTGCAAGAAAAGCGAGCTTACCAAGCGGGATTTGGAAGAGGCCAAATGGATAGTACGCGAACAGGGTTCAGGTACTGAAGAGATATTTGAGTCAGAAATCACCAAACAAATAAGACAGTTTAATGTTCTCATGAGACTAGGACACACCGAGGCCATAAAAAAGGCTGTGGAGTCTGGACTAGGAATCGGATGCCTTTCCTCATTGAGCGTTGGGAGAGAGATCGAGGAAGGATGGTTAGTTCGTCTGCCAGTCCCCTTTCTAAAGCTACAACGCAAGTTACTTATAGTCCTGCATCGCAAAAAAAACAGAACAGCCCTATTGAACGAATTCTTAAGCTTTTGTGAACAGTGGAAATCTGGAAGCAGTTAA
- a CDS encoding sulfurtransferase, with product MATINKILFVCLLSIILTCSRSVAQNLNVDSKILSTAQVENAIKKGIVTVIDARNISEEDYLDEHLPGAIRLNNHMLTRVEGNVPGMLLPDRELEKVIANAGLSEDSNVVVYSAGETPKDWVDAARVIAILNYSGIKNTFYMDGGLAKWDAEERPLEEGAVRVNRTNFKIHRLEDQPIFCDLIKVKEILDGKESAYFIDARNLDYFKGKDADPRLVRHGHIPGAILIPVSLFAKNEGDYYTLKPMSEIKEILRSHGLSLDDGRPWISYCNTGHLASGIWFVANYYLRKGSVWIYDGSMAQYARTKLAVLKDSAWSGHQRLAKCNIELHDKKIGVLSRY from the coding sequence ATGGCTACAATTAATAAGATTCTGTTTGTTTGTCTCCTGTCAATTATTTTGACGTGTAGTCGATCTGTTGCACAGAATCTTAATGTTGACAGTAAAATATTGTCAACAGCTCAAGTGGAGAATGCCATTAAAAAAGGCATAGTTACTGTTATTGATGCTCGAAATATTTCAGAAGAAGATTACTTGGACGAGCATCTTCCTGGTGCAATAAGATTGAACAACCATATGCTCACTCGGGTGGAGGGAAATGTCCCTGGGATGCTTCTTCCAGATCGAGAACTGGAAAAGGTCATTGCTAACGCAGGCCTGTCAGAGGATTCAAATGTGGTGGTTTATTCAGCAGGAGAGACTCCTAAGGACTGGGTAGATGCCGCACGTGTTATAGCAATACTTAACTATTCAGGTATTAAGAATACATTTTATATGGACGGAGGATTGGCCAAGTGGGATGCTGAGGAACGGCCGCTTGAAGAAGGTGCTGTTAGAGTGAACAGGACTAATTTCAAGATTCATCGTTTGGAAGATCAGCCGATATTCTGTGATTTGATCAAAGTAAAAGAAATTCTTGATGGAAAGGAGAGCGCCTATTTTATAGATGCTCGCAATCTGGATTACTTTAAAGGAAAAGATGCTGATCCCCGTCTTGTAAGGCATGGTCATATACCTGGTGCTATATTAATTCCTGTTTCGCTATTTGCTAAAAATGAAGGGGATTACTATACACTTAAACCTATGTCAGAGATTAAAGAGATTCTCAGGTCACATGGGCTCAGTCTTGATGATGGACGTCCGTGGATCAGTTACTGCAATACCGGACACCTGGCCTCTGGAATTTGGTTTGTTGCCAATTACTATCTTCGTAAGGGATCGGTGTGGATTTATGATGGCTCCATGGCTCAGTATGCTAGGACTAAATTAGCCGTTCTAAAGGATAGTGCCTGGAGCGGTCATCAAAGATTGGCAAAGTGTAATATAGAGTTACACGATAAAAAGATAGGAGTATTGAGTAGATATTAA
- a CDS encoding TorF family putative porin: MKNCKSINILVLCIMMCATVFTPRFVRAEEAKPSVDASLTLTSQYIWRGYERSKDSLVVQPYFGLNYKGFGASIWQNIDTNPYDTTLENLNETDFKLSYDTEINGVSVGAGWIWYALPGTDDSHEVYVTAGLNMFLNPRLTIYREVAHAPSTYITLGISHSFALPWRNASLDMGLQGSYLISSDNGVYADPNDPRDEYNNFHDGLASISLNIPVAKYISVSPELYWSFPLSSDAADDMQAHNADHAGKDNFVYGGITVNLSF, encoded by the coding sequence ATGAAAAACTGCAAAAGTATTAATATATTAGTCTTATGCATAATGATGTGTGCAACTGTCTTTACACCGAGATTTGTAAGGGCTGAAGAGGCAAAACCTAGTGTAGATGCCTCTCTTACCCTAACAAGCCAATATATATGGAGAGGCTATGAACGCTCAAAAGACAGTCTTGTGGTACAACCCTATTTTGGATTGAACTACAAGGGCTTTGGGGCAAGTATATGGCAAAATATAGACACTAATCCCTATGATACAACCCTTGAGAATCTGAATGAAACAGACTTTAAACTATCATATGATACTGAAATTAATGGTGTTTCTGTTGGTGCAGGGTGGATTTGGTATGCACTTCCCGGCACTGACGATAGCCATGAAGTGTACGTAACCGCTGGGTTAAATATGTTCTTAAACCCAAGACTTACTATTTACAGGGAAGTTGCCCACGCACCCAGCACATATATTACACTTGGCATCTCCCATTCTTTTGCATTGCCATGGAGAAATGCCAGCCTGGATATGGGGTTGCAGGGAAGCTATCTCATCTCAAGTGACAATGGCGTTTATGCAGACCCCAATGATCCTAGGGATGAGTACAATAATTTCCATGATGGTCTTGCATCCATATCACTAAATATTCCTGTGGCAAAATATATATCGGTTTCCCCAGAACTTTACTGGTCTTTTCCTCTCAGTAGTGATGCTGCAGATGATATGCAAGCACACAATGCAGATCACGCAGGAAAGGACAATTTTGTTTATGGGGGCATAACAGTAAATCTCTCTTTTTAA
- a CDS encoding putative sulfate exporter family transporter, translated as MTDKRKWYDGMFSTEDWWAFWLGGFFVILGILAAVTHLPLTGWIVKFKGWVDISHAFGSAQKGLMGPWASLIVSYIIFTAVTAAAAAIMKWNVKDYIAAWTIIFVLTVVAYIIGKHAYISAPATKWHKFGLESGLQLGGAYYIFALVIGLIIGNFAPKSFIDFMKKGARPEWFIKIAIVCLGAKLGVKALESAHFAAHLIISGICATIAGYLLYWPLAYLLLRRGFGYSREWSACFASASSICGVSAAIATAGAVRAKPIIPVLLSTLVVVYATVQLILYPPILTKFLLHEPIVAGSSLGLAIKTDGADAASGAILDELMRSAAQLKLGVIWEEGWITLSSIMTKIWIDMFIGLWAFILAVIWVAYFEKRKAGEKIPKIEIWFRFPKFVLGYFFAMLIVMILGFGNIVPVKDLIAGVKPVEGALRHLFFLLTFTSIGIVTDFRELRKAGLGKLAVAYGLVIFCIVTPLALLIAWVFHHGMMPPVVKNMIGG; from the coding sequence ATGACTGACAAACGCAAATGGTATGACGGTATGTTCAGTACCGAGGATTGGTGGGCCTTTTGGTTGGGGGGCTTTTTTGTAATTTTAGGGATTTTGGCCGCAGTTACCCACTTACCTTTGACAGGATGGATTGTAAAATTCAAAGGCTGGGTGGATATTTCACATGCTTTCGGCTCAGCACAAAAAGGGCTCATGGGGCCTTGGGCCAGTCTTATTGTATCCTACATAATTTTTACCGCTGTCACAGCGGCTGCAGCCGCTATTATGAAATGGAATGTTAAGGATTATATAGCGGCATGGACTATTATTTTTGTATTGACAGTTGTTGCATACATAATTGGTAAACACGCTTATATCAGTGCGCCCGCCACCAAATGGCACAAATTTGGCCTAGAAAGTGGACTTCAGCTCGGAGGAGCTTATTACATCTTTGCTTTGGTAATTGGTCTCATTATCGGAAACTTTGCTCCAAAAAGTTTTATAGATTTCATGAAGAAAGGAGCAAGGCCAGAATGGTTTATCAAGATAGCTATTGTCTGTTTGGGAGCCAAGCTTGGAGTTAAGGCCTTGGAGAGTGCCCACTTTGCAGCTCACCTTATTATCTCCGGTATTTGTGCCACGATCGCAGGCTATCTCCTTTACTGGCCCCTCGCTTATTTGCTGTTGCGTCGGGGATTTGGCTATTCACGCGAATGGTCGGCCTGTTTTGCTTCTGCAAGCTCCATCTGTGGAGTCTCGGCTGCTATCGCAACTGCCGGTGCTGTTAGAGCTAAGCCGATTATCCCAGTTCTGCTTTCCACCTTGGTAGTAGTTTACGCTACAGTTCAGCTCATTCTCTATCCCCCCATTCTCACCAAATTTTTACTTCATGAGCCTATTGTAGCAGGGTCTAGCCTAGGATTGGCAATTAAAACTGACGGTGCCGATGCGGCTTCTGGAGCTATTTTAGATGAACTTATGCGTTCTGCGGCCCAACTCAAACTAGGCGTGATCTGGGAAGAAGGGTGGATTACCCTTTCGTCCATCATGACCAAGATTTGGATAGATATGTTTATCGGTCTTTGGGCCTTTATCCTGGCTGTTATTTGGGTGGCCTACTTTGAAAAACGTAAGGCCGGGGAAAAGATTCCTAAGATTGAAATCTGGTTCCGCTTTCCAAAGTTTGTCTTGGGTTACTTCTTTGCAATGTTGATCGTAATGATTCTGGGCTTTGGAAATATTGTACCAGTTAAAGATCTCATTGCCGGTGTAAAGCCGGTTGAGGGCGCTCTTAGGCATCTTTTCTTCTTACTTACCTTTACAAGTATTGGTATTGTGACAGACTTCCGCGAACTTAGGAAAGCCGGTTTAGGTAAACTTGCTGTTGCTTATGGTCTGGTGATTTTCTGTATTGTTACCCCGTTGGCACTCCTTATTGCCTGGGTGTTCCATCACGGCATGATGCCTCCAGTAGTTAAAAACATGATAGGAGGGTAG
- a CDS encoding DUF5395 family protein, translating to MQKRIAVALDFKEGLWRARLGKEEICSKSLDGLKNGLAHHFQKTGLRGNVEVTVSYDWQKLPQWLWQYQSYYFERVWSLQV from the coding sequence GTGCAAAAAAGAATAGCCGTAGCCCTTGACTTCAAGGAAGGTCTCTGGCGGGCAAGGCTAGGGAAAGAGGAAATATGTTCCAAAAGTCTGGATGGGCTTAAAAATGGTCTTGCCCACCATTTTCAAAAAACTGGACTTCGGGGCAATGTTGAAGTAACGGTGAGTTACGACTGGCAAAAATTGCCTCAATGGTTATGGCAATATCAGAGTTATTATTTTGAAAGGGTTTGGAGCTTACAAGTCTAA
- a CDS encoding YidH family protein, with amino-acid sequence MRDINPRDLWALNRTILALCRTSISMIVLGFVIKKFDFFLEEISSNLLKISSKDIYQSEALYHYMGLSTTLAGIVLCIYTIFYYKRQLKLLKEGKAHDDEYLFYAISLFIMVLGVALFGGMLFL; translated from the coding sequence ATGAGAGATATAAATCCAAGAGATTTGTGGGCCTTAAATAGGACTATTTTGGCACTTTGTAGAACTTCTATCTCAATGATAGTATTGGGATTTGTAATAAAAAAATTTGATTTTTTTCTTGAGGAAATTTCATCAAATTTACTGAAGATTTCATCAAAAGATATTTATCAAAGTGAGGCTTTATACCACTATATGGGTTTATCGACAACGCTGGCAGGTATTGTATTATGTATCTATACGATTTTTTATTATAAGAGGCAGCTAAAACTATTAAAAGAAGGTAAGGCACATGACGATGAATATTTGTTTTATGCTATTAGTTTATTCATCATGGTATTGGGTGTAGCGTTATTTGGAGGAATGCTTTTTCTATAA
- a CDS encoding HlyD family type I secretion periplasmic adaptor subunit, which yields MKGTTMKDQNSTIPSKEQSKKNSDHHTLKWLIFVMLFGFISIYSFFIKDLTVVVAKGKIVSQNYDKIIEHPKGGFVAKLYVKEGEFVKKDTPLIVLDHTETDKQLQTAINEYDEYFIKKVRYEAEAKLSRTVDFQDIKNKFMDKSRADALIAKERKLFETEKKLLKAKIRSIKDQNHALEEKIQGLQQVVLSDHHQLQSYKEELAKYKKLYKKNMVSQLVIFDLERKINKFEASIAKAQSQIDEASKKIQANNSLIKFYKLEYIHRAQEEVKKIGIKLVALRSKIEALRHINELAILKAPEDGIVMDMRVHAIGEVVDPHQPIMTIASTQFVMVEAYIQPIDIDKVQIGQKASILFPTYAVHSHVPIEGKIVYISPDVLPKKNLYKILVEITGKGMETIKKNNMHIVPGLQPAVVYINTYKH from the coding sequence ATGAAGGGAACAACAATGAAAGATCAGAATAGCACCATTCCATCTAAAGAACAGTCCAAAAAAAACAGTGATCATCATACATTAAAGTGGCTAATCTTTGTAATGCTTTTTGGTTTTATTAGTATCTATTCCTTTTTCATTAAGGATCTTACAGTGGTTGTAGCTAAAGGAAAAATCGTTTCTCAGAATTACGATAAGATTATTGAACATCCAAAAGGTGGATTTGTTGCCAAACTTTACGTTAAGGAAGGAGAATTTGTTAAAAAGGATACTCCACTTATCGTACTAGATCATACAGAAACTGATAAGCAACTGCAAACTGCCATTAATGAATATGATGAGTATTTTATAAAAAAAGTACGATATGAAGCAGAAGCTAAACTGTCAAGAACGGTAGATTTTCAAGATATAAAAAATAAATTTATGGATAAGTCGCGAGCTGATGCTTTAATAGCAAAGGAACGCAAACTTTTTGAAACAGAAAAAAAATTACTTAAGGCGAAGATTAGATCTATAAAAGATCAAAACCATGCACTAGAAGAAAAAATTCAAGGATTGCAACAAGTTGTTTTATCTGATCATCATCAATTGCAGTCTTACAAAGAAGAGTTGGCAAAATATAAAAAGCTTTATAAAAAAAATATGGTAAGTCAGTTGGTTATATTTGATCTTGAGCGAAAAATTAATAAATTTGAAGCATCAATTGCTAAAGCACAATCTCAGATTGATGAAGCTTCAAAAAAAATTCAGGCCAATAATAGTTTAATTAAATTTTATAAACTTGAGTATATTCATCGTGCACAGGAAGAAGTTAAAAAGATTGGTATCAAACTTGTCGCACTACGAAGTAAGATAGAAGCTTTGCGTCATATTAACGAATTGGCCATTCTCAAGGCGCCAGAAGATGGTATTGTAATGGATATGCGCGTCCATGCTATCGGTGAAGTGGTCGATCCTCATCAACCAATTATGACTATTGCATCAACACAATTTGTTATGGTTGAAGCTTATATTCAACCAATTGATATCGATAAAGTTCAAATCGGACAAAAAGCTTCTATTCTTTTCCCAACTTATGCTGTTCATTCACATGTACCTATAGAAGGAAAGATAGTCTACATATCACCAGACGTCTTACCTAAGAAAAACTTATATAAAATTCTTGTAGAAATCACGGGTAAAGGAATGGAAACAATCAAAAAGAACAACATGCATATTGTTCCAGGCTTACAGCCAGCAGTAGTCTATATAAATACATATAAACATTAA
- a CDS encoding TolC family protein: MNIKFIIVLVVVLFSHPALAQQSLFSLKSLCEMGSQKNPSIKALDYRILASKYHYKQATDKYKPHITFRGNVGYEQYDNKFSSQTLSYKRGLYEYFVDLKQPIYEPQIINSITDAKLKLKLSRLEKEDRRAKLIVQIAKTAIELIRLNQIKVITEKKKKMYQNLLEITQAKYDIRYSDKPTLFQAKAQLKKVQSDLVNINQIYRFTLNQLKSLVNTSEISEKYFKKSFHINPEELVEYFNPDLYNSQKKKIDQNTQIGIYKLYLDIAKNNIQKQKIKHYPTVNLDLSYGNSQEESAIKRRNSYTFMFQLQFPIYQGGEISDQVHKARWLYEAAKEDYKNVRLKSNVSFETDWKQIISSISTINSTIAAVKAAKVYLDTTIESFRNGIKNLTDVQLAEASYYNAKVQLINAEATMLQSLTDLYYYIAMANCDTIGKFESKYLQ; this comes from the coding sequence ATGAATATTAAATTCATCATTGTATTAGTAGTTGTGTTGTTTTCTCATCCAGCTTTGGCACAACAATCGTTATTTAGTTTGAAATCTTTGTGTGAAATGGGTTCTCAAAAAAATCCTAGTATTAAGGCATTAGACTATCGTATTCTTGCAAGTAAATATCATTATAAACAAGCTACTGATAAATATAAGCCCCATATTACTTTTAGAGGAAACGTAGGATATGAACAATATGACAATAAATTTTCGTCTCAAACACTTTCATATAAAAGAGGATTGTATGAATACTTTGTTGATCTAAAACAACCAATTTATGAACCTCAAATTATAAACTCTATTACTGATGCAAAATTGAAGCTGAAACTTTCTCGATTGGAAAAAGAAGATAGAAGGGCAAAGCTAATTGTCCAGATTGCTAAAACAGCTATTGAATTGATTCGGCTAAATCAAATTAAAGTTATCACAGAAAAGAAGAAAAAAATGTATCAAAATTTGTTAGAGATTACTCAAGCAAAGTACGATATTAGATATTCCGATAAACCAACTCTATTTCAGGCAAAGGCGCAATTAAAGAAAGTGCAGAGTGATTTAGTTAATATTAATCAAATATACCGATTTACATTAAATCAATTAAAATCTCTTGTGAATACCTCAGAAATATCCGAAAAATACTTTAAAAAGTCATTTCATATTAATCCTGAAGAACTTGTAGAATACTTTAATCCTGATTTGTATAACTCGCAAAAAAAGAAAATTGATCAAAATACTCAAATTGGTATTTATAAACTTTACTTGGATATTGCAAAAAATAACATTCAAAAACAAAAAATTAAACACTATCCAACAGTTAATTTGGATCTGAGCTATGGAAATTCTCAAGAAGAAAGTGCTATTAAACGTCGAAATTCTTACACATTTATGTTCCAATTACAGTTCCCAATTTATCAAGGTGGAGAGATATCTGATCAGGTTCATAAAGCAAGATGGCTTTATGAGGCAGCAAAAGAAGACTATAAAAATGTTCGCTTAAAAAGTAATGTTTCCTTCGAAACCGATTGGAAGCAAATTATCTCAAGTATCAGTACGATTAATTCAACAATTGCTGCAGTAAAAGCTGCGAAAGTATATCTTGATACAACAATAGAATCATTCCGAAATGGAATTAAAAATTTGACAGACGTTCAGCTTGCAGAAGCAAGTTATTATAACGCCAAAGTGCAGCTAATCAATGCAGAAGCAACTATGCTTCAATCGCTTACCGATCTTTATTACTATATTGCCATGGCAAATTGTGACACAATTGGCAAATTCGAATCAAAATATCTTCAATAA
- a CDS encoding TDT family transporter yields the protein MSLKPFANKELKKIIRNFTPNWFTVNMGTGISFLTLFNIRADLFPGELLLGQVIWFVDIFFFVLFSFLFIYRMILFPDTIKPMLQHPVQSMFLGAIPMALVPVLEGFAIFGPSFLGEQAINIALFLWWIDVILAVGVGWLLPYLMSTTQEKHKLENMTAVWLLPIVASEVTASAGGVLAPYFSGETAKTIIIVSYVLWTFSVPLAFSILVILFLRLATHKLPHRAMATTSWLPLGPLGTGSLGMLLLGSATKATYIGIYISQISDFLASFGFITGLLLWGYGLWWYVMAWLFTIKYFNEGLPFNMGWWGFTFPVGVFTAATFQLWRVTDYTIFEILGLIFSFQLIIFWILVFTKTLKGMWSGYLFQAPCLSKETGLPKPLEDCNKVNN from the coding sequence ATGAGTTTAAAACCTTTCGCTAACAAAGAGTTAAAGAAAATCATTCGCAACTTTACTCCTAACTGGTTTACTGTAAACATGGGAACGGGGATATCCTTTCTGACATTATTCAACATCAGAGCTGATCTATTTCCGGGGGAATTGCTATTGGGCCAAGTTATTTGGTTTGTAGATATCTTTTTCTTCGTACTATTTTCCTTCTTATTTATATATAGAATGATACTTTTCCCTGATACTATAAAACCTATGCTTCAACATCCTGTTCAATCTATGTTTTTAGGAGCCATTCCCATGGCACTGGTACCGGTTCTCGAGGGCTTCGCTATTTTTGGACCGTCGTTTTTGGGAGAACAAGCAATCAATATTGCATTATTTCTATGGTGGATTGATGTAATTCTCGCCGTTGGAGTTGGTTGGCTTTTACCTTATTTAATGTCTACTACACAAGAAAAGCATAAACTTGAAAATATGACAGCAGTATGGCTTTTGCCAATTGTAGCTTCAGAGGTTACTGCTTCAGCCGGAGGGGTACTTGCTCCATATTTTAGCGGAGAGACTGCCAAAACTATTATAATTGTCAGTTATGTTTTATGGACATTTTCTGTACCATTAGCATTTTCTATTTTAGTTATTTTGTTTTTGAGACTTGCCACACATAAACTTCCGCATAGAGCAATGGCAACTACTAGCTGGCTACCACTGGGACCACTTGGAACAGGTTCATTGGGAATGCTTCTCTTAGGTAGTGCAACTAAAGCAACATATATAGGTATTTATATTTCTCAAATTTCTGATTTCTTGGCTTCCTTCGGGTTTATTACAGGACTCTTGCTATGGGGTTATGGTTTATGGTGGTACGTTATGGCTTGGCTTTTTACTATTAAGTACTTTAATGAAGGATTACCTTTTAATATGGGGTGGTGGGGGTTTACTTTCCCAGTTGGTGTATTTACAGCTGCAACATTTCAACTTTGGAGAGTAACTGATTATACAATATTTGAAATTCTTGGACTAATTTTCTCCTTCCAGTTAATTATCTTTTGGATACTTGTTTTTACTAAAACGCTTAAAGGAATGTGGTCTGGATATCTTTTCCAAGCACCATGTTTATCTAAAGAAACTGGATTACCGAAACCTCTAGAAGATTGTAATAAGGTAAATAATTAA